A stretch of the Porifericola rhodea genome encodes the following:
- a CDS encoding alginate lyase family protein has product MSLSWYYYRLRTMSVPEIGFRVQQYLQKKREKRKLDQLVPQHVALQEPPPSLLSIGDFDFKLENQSIEIFGQQFNYNQTIDWHLDISSGKRFPMDFAKDINIRTEEFGSAKHVWEVNRMQFLTLIALQYRQTKDEHYLNQFQEVLSSWLKANPYLRGVNWYSNIEVNIRLIVWFFSWEILNVNELRSSHPEFSKFVDQHWLPSIYLHMRYSYENPSKYSSANNHLISEHAGLFIASCFWKFEESEHWLAHAQEGLEQEIALQHSTEGVNKEEAAEYIQFITDFFLIPYIVGQKASHSFSPAYSSMLEKICEYIYQMMDLRGNIVYYGDEDDGKVLILDPEHHFDNFKSILTSGAILFNNSQWKQLDNGFDIKNAVLFGAEGKKRYEALSTSTEDNTSKFYLEEGHFILRKQERKKNREVFVHFDAAPLGFLSIAAHGHSDALSFVLHVDGYPIITDSGTYTYHTEREWRQYFLSALAHNTITIDGQNQAMVAGPTMWLKHYKTQVVAQDTNAEEDMIHATHDGYSKLGIEHHRRLRFVKTKDELSISDQLLFKKTGEHQIEMPLHLHPAVKIQQKSEREYLLKHPKARAVLITLPTNVVSEVMRGNTNPILGWYSASFQVKEPTSVIYSKCHLNKTSELNTQIKILEE; this is encoded by the coding sequence ATGTCACTTTCCTGGTACTATTACCGGCTGCGTACAATGTCAGTTCCTGAGATTGGCTTTCGTGTGCAGCAGTATCTACAAAAAAAAAGAGAAAAGCGTAAGCTTGACCAACTTGTTCCTCAGCATGTAGCACTACAGGAACCTCCACCTAGCTTATTATCTATCGGAGATTTTGATTTCAAACTGGAAAATCAAAGCATAGAAATTTTTGGGCAGCAGTTTAATTATAACCAGACTATAGACTGGCATTTGGATATTTCTTCTGGCAAGCGTTTTCCTATGGATTTCGCAAAAGACATTAATATCCGTACAGAGGAGTTTGGTAGTGCCAAGCATGTATGGGAGGTAAACAGAATGCAGTTTCTTACTCTAATAGCCCTACAATATCGCCAAACTAAAGATGAACACTACCTTAATCAGTTTCAGGAGGTACTCTCTTCATGGCTTAAAGCTAACCCTTACCTGAGAGGCGTAAATTGGTATAGTAATATAGAAGTAAATATACGTTTGATCGTATGGTTCTTTAGTTGGGAGATTCTTAACGTTAATGAGTTAAGAAGTTCTCATCCGGAATTTTCAAAGTTTGTAGACCAACACTGGCTACCAAGTATATACCTCCATATGCGGTATAGTTATGAAAACCCGTCTAAATATTCCTCTGCTAACAATCACCTGATTAGTGAGCATGCAGGCCTTTTTATTGCCTCCTGCTTCTGGAAGTTTGAAGAGTCTGAACATTGGCTCGCACATGCTCAGGAAGGTTTAGAACAGGAGATAGCTTTACAACATTCTACAGAAGGGGTCAACAAGGAAGAGGCTGCAGAATACATTCAGTTTATCACAGACTTTTTCCTTATTCCTTATATAGTAGGTCAAAAAGCTTCGCACTCTTTTTCACCGGCATATAGTTCTATGCTTGAAAAAATTTGTGAATACATCTACCAGATGATGGACTTACGTGGAAATATCGTTTATTATGGTGACGAAGATGATGGCAAAGTACTTATACTAGATCCCGAACATCATTTTGATAACTTTAAGTCCATACTAACATCTGGAGCCATACTGTTTAATAATAGTCAGTGGAAGCAACTTGATAATGGTTTTGATATTAAAAACGCAGTGCTTTTTGGAGCAGAGGGTAAAAAGAGGTACGAAGCTCTAAGCACATCTACAGAAGATAATACTTCTAAATTTTATCTTGAAGAAGGTCACTTTATATTGCGCAAGCAGGAGCGTAAAAAAAATCGTGAAGTATTTGTTCACTTTGATGCTGCCCCCCTTGGTTTTCTGTCAATTGCTGCTCACGGCCATTCAGATGCGCTTTCTTTTGTATTGCATGTAGATGGGTATCCCATAATTACTGATTCTGGTACATATACTTATCATACTGAAAGAGAATGGCGCCAATACTTCTTAAGTGCATTAGCACATAACACAATTACTATAGATGGTCAAAACCAGGCGATGGTGGCAGGGCCTACCATGTGGCTAAAACATTATAAAACACAAGTTGTAGCACAGGATACAAATGCTGAAGAAGATATGATCCACGCTACGCATGATGGTTACAGCAAACTAGGAATTGAGCATCATCGTAGACTTCGTTTTGTTAAAACTAAAGACGAACTTTCTATATCTGATCAGCTTCTCTTTAAGAAAACAGGAGAACACCAGATAGAAATGCCATTACATCTTCACCCGGCTGTAAAAATACAACAGAAATCAGAACGGGAGTATTTGTTAAAGCACCCTAAAGCAAGGGCGGTTCTAATTACCTTACCAACAAATGTAGTGTCAGAAGTGATGAGGGGTAATACCAATCCTATATTAGGATGGTACTCTGCCTCCTTTCAGGTGAAGGAGCCAACTTCAGTAATTTATAGTAAATGTCATCTGAACAAAACAAGCGAACTAAATACCCAGATAAAAATATTAGAAGAATAG
- a CDS encoding pyruvate dehydrogenase complex dihydrolipoamide acetyltransferase, whose protein sequence is MAEVIRMPKMSDTMEEGVIASWQKKVGDQVESGDILAEVETDKATMELESFEDGTLLYIGVQENEAVPVDGVIAIIGEEGENIDSLLKDIEGGAAPSGGQEEEKSEASSDSDSAEAEETVDASDVNATVVTMPKMSDTMTEGVIASWLKNVGDKVESGDILAEVETDKATMELESYEDGTLLYIGVEEGGSVAIDGVIAIIGEEGADYEKLLKAQKSGGKASESSSDNGQDTSAAEKDAPAYTPSHAESSSTPSTEGGRVKASPLARKMAEEKGFDISKISGSGENGRVVKKDVESYQPAAAQSSQQAEQPASAQKDTAKQPAPVKLPEVVGEERYEEVRVSQMRKTIARRLSESKFTAPHFYLTMEINMEKAMAARKSMNEIAPVKISFNDIVVKAVAAALRQHPKVNVSWREDKMRFNQHINIGIAVAVDEGLLVPVVRYADNKTISHISAEVKDLALKAKNKQLQPKDWEGSTFTISNLGMFGIEEFTAIVNPPDACILAVGGIKETPVVKDGQIVPGHVMKVTLSCDHRAVDGAIGAAFLQTFKSYMEDPIRILI, encoded by the coding sequence ATGGCAGAAGTAATAAGAATGCCCAAGATGAGCGATACCATGGAAGAAGGTGTGATCGCTTCTTGGCAGAAAAAAGTAGGCGATCAAGTAGAATCTGGTGATATCCTCGCTGAAGTAGAAACAGATAAAGCAACAATGGAGCTGGAGTCTTTTGAAGACGGCACATTGCTATATATAGGTGTACAGGAAAACGAAGCGGTACCGGTAGATGGCGTAATTGCAATTATAGGTGAAGAAGGAGAAAATATAGATAGCTTGCTTAAAGATATTGAAGGCGGTGCAGCCCCTTCTGGTGGTCAGGAAGAAGAAAAGTCTGAAGCCTCTTCTGACAGCGACAGCGCTGAGGCCGAAGAAACTGTTGATGCCTCTGATGTAAATGCTACTGTGGTAACCATGCCTAAAATGAGCGATACCATGACCGAAGGTGTGATCGCCTCATGGCTCAAAAATGTAGGTGACAAAGTAGAGTCTGGTGATATTCTGGCAGAGGTAGAGACTGATAAAGCAACAATGGAGCTGGAATCTTACGAAGATGGTACGCTACTCTATATTGGTGTAGAAGAGGGAGGATCTGTAGCTATAGATGGAGTTATTGCAATTATAGGTGAAGAAGGAGCCGATTACGAAAAACTGCTGAAAGCACAAAAGTCTGGTGGTAAAGCTAGCGAAAGTAGCTCTGACAATGGTCAGGATACAAGTGCTGCTGAAAAAGATGCTCCGGCTTATACGCCCTCTCATGCAGAATCTAGCTCGACGCCCAGTACCGAAGGAGGACGCGTTAAAGCCTCTCCGCTGGCTCGCAAAATGGCTGAAGAAAAAGGGTTTGATATAAGCAAAATATCTGGAAGTGGGGAAAATGGTCGTGTAGTTAAGAAAGATGTAGAAAGCTATCAGCCTGCCGCGGCACAGTCTTCTCAACAGGCCGAACAACCAGCCAGTGCACAAAAAGATACTGCCAAACAACCAGCGCCTGTTAAGTTACCAGAAGTGGTAGGCGAAGAGCGTTACGAAGAGGTAAGAGTATCTCAAATGCGTAAGACAATCGCTCGCCGTTTGTCGGAAAGCAAATTTACAGCGCCACATTTCTACCTGACCATGGAAATTAACATGGAGAAGGCAATGGCAGCTCGTAAAAGCATGAATGAAATTGCTCCTGTAAAAATCTCTTTTAACGATATAGTAGTAAAAGCAGTTGCCGCAGCACTTCGCCAGCATCCTAAGGTTAATGTCTCTTGGAGGGAAGATAAAATGCGCTTCAACCAGCATATCAATATTGGAATTGCGGTAGCCGTAGATGAAGGCCTTTTAGTACCTGTCGTTCGTTATGCAGATAATAAGACAATCTCTCATATTTCTGCCGAAGTTAAAGACCTGGCATTAAAAGCCAAAAACAAGCAACTGCAACCTAAAGATTGGGAAGGTAGCACTTTCACCATTTCAAACTTAGGAATGTTTGGTATAGAAGAGTTTACGGCTATCGTTAATCCACCAGATGCATGTATACTTGCCGTGGGCGGAATTAAAGAAACCCCGGTAGTTAAAGACGGTCAAATCGTACCCGGACACGTAATGAAAGTAACCCTTTCTTGTGATCACCGTGCAGTAGATGGGGCGATAGGTGCTGCTTTCTTGCAGACGTTCAAGTCTTATATGGAAGATCCTATCAGAATATTAATATAA
- the hslV gene encoding ATP-dependent protease subunit HslV, whose translation MPKVRSTTVLAVIHNGKVAIGADGQATMGNTVAKGNVKKIRKLQDGKIITGFAGSTADAFTLIGRFDEKLGAYSGNMKRASIELAKDWRTDRYLRKLEAMMIVCDKDEILIISGNGDVLEPENGIAAIGSGSMYAQSAAMALKKHAPQLSAKEIVTDSLHIAADICIYTNHNLVIDEVE comes from the coding sequence ATGCCAAAAGTAAGATCAACTACAGTACTGGCTGTTATCCACAATGGTAAAGTAGCCATTGGTGCCGATGGACAGGCCACCATGGGCAATACAGTGGCCAAAGGCAATGTAAAAAAAATTCGCAAGCTACAGGATGGGAAAATCATTACAGGCTTTGCCGGATCTACTGCTGATGCCTTTACACTTATCGGACGCTTTGACGAAAAGCTGGGAGCCTATAGCGGAAATATGAAAAGAGCCTCTATAGAGCTTGCTAAAGATTGGCGCACAGACCGCTATCTTCGTAAACTGGAAGCCATGATGATCGTCTGCGATAAAGATGAAATTTTGATTATTTCCGGGAATGGAGATGTGCTTGAACCCGAAAACGGAATTGCGGCCATAGGCTCAGGTAGTATGTATGCTCAGTCTGCCGCCATGGCACTGAAAAAACATGCTCCTCAGCTATCTGCTAAAGAAATCGTGACCGACTCTCTGCACATCGCAGCAGATATATGTATTTATACTAACCACAACCTAGTAATAGATGAGGTAGAATAA
- a CDS encoding NUDIX hydrolase — translation MNLEELSTSLKYRLEKGLPGWQAHTRMSTQVHRNARVKVPSHTRRAAVLMLLYYDEGELWIPLIRRPDYDGVHGGQMALPGGKVEAEDKDIIATALRETHEEIGVYVQRNQVVGPLSNLYIPPSNITVTPVLAITNDKPTYQADPLEVAEITDVSMNALQNPENYSLKKVPIYTGGIVQAPAFQILGKTIWGATAMMLSELLHIFEELD, via the coding sequence ATGAATCTTGAAGAACTTAGCACTTCGCTCAAATACAGATTAGAAAAAGGCTTGCCGGGTTGGCAGGCTCATACTAGAATGTCTACCCAGGTGCATCGTAACGCTCGCGTTAAAGTTCCCAGCCATACGCGTAGAGCTGCAGTACTTATGCTTTTGTATTATGATGAAGGAGAGCTTTGGATACCCCTGATCAGAAGGCCAGACTATGATGGTGTGCATGGTGGGCAGATGGCACTCCCCGGAGGTAAGGTAGAAGCAGAGGACAAAGATATTATTGCTACAGCGCTGAGAGAAACACATGAAGAGATTGGGGTATATGTTCAAAGAAACCAGGTAGTAGGGCCTTTATCCAATCTGTACATTCCTCCAAGTAATATTACGGTTACGCCCGTACTTGCTATTACTAATGATAAGCCTACTTATCAGGCAGACCCACTAGAAGTTGCCGAAATTACTGATGTCAGTATGAATGCATTGCAAAACCCGGAAAACTATTCCTTGAAAAAAGTGCCTATTTATACAGGAGGAATAGTTCAGGCACCTGCCTTTCAGATACTTGGCAAAACTATCTGGGGAGCTACTGCAATGATGCTCAGCGAGCTACTTCATATTTTTGAAGAACTGGACTAG
- a CDS encoding cation-translocating P-type ATPase, giving the protein MEHYLQPADDVFKELNSSPDGISEQEAKQRLEKDGYNELDTETKINKLKLFLNQFKSFIIYIMLFALVLSLVLQEYSDAVVIAAILIANAIIGYYQELSAQKSLQALKEMGVVNAKVVRDGKTKEIDSKYLVKGDVIYLEPGDKIPADARIFQAKELKVEESALTGESLAVEKSADKQDEEVQIGDQHNMLFSSTNVQNGTARAVVVRTGMETEIGKITEMVKSSEKQLTPLQKRLDRFGKRLGYAVIAICVIVLAVIGIRNYMESGFSWKAMLDALLVAAALAVAAVPSGLPAVVTIALSAGVKKLLKRKALVRELASVETLGSCNVICSDKTGTITQNQMTVKKAWTLEQEAEVEGSGYEPEGEIKESVSELLFEIGKFCNNSSIGKDEGEWKISGDPTEAALLVSADKAKVNGEAERIDEIPFNSDRKRMSVLVKKGGNEYVYTKGAPDQMLEVCTHALQGEDKVEMTEEVREKIREQVNKFSQQALRVLAFAYKEKNSDFKEEDLTFVGLQAMIDPPRPDVVESIKITKDAGIRVIMITGDYKETASAIGNDVGIEGEALTGSELGNMSDEELEEHLEKGASVFARVVPEHKQKIISALQRRGNVVAMTGDGVNDAPALKKANIGVAVGSGTDVAKEASDFVLMDDSFTNIVHAIEEGRGIYDNIQKAIMHLLSGNLSEVLIIFIATLLGWSLPLTAIMLLWINLISDGAPALALAVDPYGEDIMQRKPKHGSTSILPKPELILTCVLSVISTIGALILFYWAGGNDQEQLALAQTTAFTYVVISEFVLLLAVRSYFAIPVFTNKWLWIGVGASLILQAVLIYTPGLREIFELEMLGGREWLAIGIALGSVAILSFIAKAITLKQVKG; this is encoded by the coding sequence TTGGAACACTACCTTCAACCTGCTGATGACGTTTTTAAAGAATTAAACTCATCACCCGACGGAATTTCAGAACAGGAAGCTAAGCAACGCCTGGAAAAAGATGGCTACAATGAGCTGGATACCGAGACTAAGATTAACAAGCTCAAGCTTTTCCTGAATCAGTTCAAATCATTTATCATCTACATCATGCTGTTTGCATTGGTGTTATCCCTTGTATTACAGGAATACTCTGATGCAGTTGTAATCGCCGCTATTCTGATCGCCAATGCTATTATTGGGTACTATCAGGAGCTGAGTGCTCAAAAGTCATTGCAGGCCCTCAAAGAGATGGGCGTAGTCAATGCTAAAGTGGTGCGAGATGGCAAAACCAAAGAGATTGACTCTAAATACCTGGTCAAAGGAGATGTAATCTATCTGGAACCCGGAGACAAAATACCTGCCGATGCTCGTATTTTTCAAGCCAAAGAGTTAAAAGTAGAAGAGTCTGCCCTTACCGGTGAAAGCCTTGCGGTAGAAAAAAGTGCTGATAAACAAGATGAAGAAGTACAGATTGGAGATCAGCACAATATGCTTTTCTCCTCTACCAATGTGCAAAACGGAACGGCACGCGCCGTGGTGGTAAGAACCGGAATGGAGACTGAAATTGGCAAGATTACCGAAATGGTTAAATCTTCCGAAAAACAATTAACACCCTTACAAAAGCGCCTGGATCGTTTTGGTAAGCGTCTGGGGTATGCGGTTATCGCCATCTGTGTAATTGTGCTGGCAGTCATCGGAATCAGAAATTATATGGAAAGTGGCTTTTCCTGGAAGGCGATGCTTGATGCACTACTTGTTGCTGCCGCACTAGCCGTAGCCGCAGTGCCATCTGGTTTGCCCGCAGTAGTAACCATTGCTTTAAGCGCAGGTGTAAAAAAATTACTGAAAAGGAAAGCTCTGGTAAGAGAGCTGGCTTCGGTAGAGACTTTAGGCTCCTGCAATGTTATTTGTTCTGATAAAACCGGAACCATTACCCAAAACCAGATGACAGTAAAGAAAGCCTGGACATTAGAGCAAGAGGCTGAAGTGGAAGGTTCTGGATATGAGCCCGAAGGCGAAATTAAAGAAAGTGTATCTGAACTACTCTTTGAAATTGGCAAGTTCTGCAACAATTCTTCTATTGGCAAAGACGAAGGAGAGTGGAAAATATCTGGAGACCCCACAGAAGCGGCGCTCTTAGTTTCTGCAGATAAGGCGAAGGTAAATGGTGAGGCCGAACGTATAGATGAAATTCCTTTTAACTCGGACCGCAAGCGTATGAGTGTGCTGGTCAAGAAAGGTGGTAATGAGTATGTGTATACCAAAGGCGCTCCGGACCAGATGCTGGAAGTATGTACGCATGCCTTGCAGGGTGAAGACAAAGTAGAAATGACTGAAGAGGTAAGAGAAAAGATCAGGGAGCAGGTAAACAAGTTTTCTCAGCAGGCACTACGCGTTTTGGCATTTGCCTACAAAGAAAAAAACAGTGACTTTAAAGAAGAAGACCTCACTTTTGTGGGCTTGCAGGCAATGATAGATCCTCCGCGACCCGATGTGGTAGAGTCTATTAAAATTACCAAAGATGCGGGTATCCGGGTAATTATGATTACTGGTGACTATAAAGAAACGGCAAGCGCGATCGGCAATGATGTTGGAATAGAAGGAGAGGCACTTACAGGCTCAGAGCTTGGTAATATGTCGGATGAGGAGCTGGAGGAACATCTGGAAAAAGGTGCTAGCGTATTCGCTAGAGTTGTTCCAGAGCATAAACAAAAGATTATTTCAGCATTGCAGCGCCGTGGAAATGTGGTTGCCATGACCGGTGATGGTGTTAATGACGCACCAGCACTTAAAAAAGCAAATATCGGTGTGGCAGTTGGTTCAGGTACTGATGTGGCCAAAGAGGCTTCGGACTTCGTACTTATGGACGATTCCTTTACGAATATAGTACATGCTATAGAAGAGGGGAGAGGTATTTATGATAATATTCAAAAGGCCATTATGCACCTGCTTTCGGGTAATTTGTCTGAGGTGCTTATTATATTTATTGCTACCCTTCTGGGCTGGAGTTTACCTCTTACAGCCATAATGCTGTTATGGATTAATCTGATTTCTGATGGAGCTCCTGCGCTGGCATTAGCGGTAGACCCTTATGGCGAAGACATAATGCAGCGTAAGCCTAAACACGGAAGTACCAGTATTTTACCCAAACCAGAACTGATACTTACCTGTGTGCTCTCTGTTATCTCAACTATTGGGGCGCTGATACTATTCTATTGGGCTGGTGGTAACGATCAGGAGCAACTAGCCTTGGCACAAACTACAGCGTTTACGTATGTGGTAATTTCTGAGTTTGTACTGCTACTGGCAGTGAGGAGCTATTTTGCTATTCCTGTATTTACAAATAAATGGCTGTGGATAGGTGTAGGTGCAAGCCTTATATTACAGGCAGTGCTTATATATACTCCCGGGCTAAGAGAAATTTTTGAACTGGAAATGCTCGGAGGTAGAGAATGGCTAGCTATTGGTATAGCATTAGGATCTGTAGCAATACTATCTTTTATCGCTAAAGCGATCACCCTTAAACAGGTAAAAGGGTGA
- a CDS encoding M56 family metallopeptidase, giving the protein MKLFTFDHLMEALGWTLLHSIWQSSLIAFCLYLILAFASKLSPNHKYILGVTALISATIFSTATFLDLYFYQQPALESIKANASEIQSLSALDYQMVYETEESMEAEAPSWQLTDLVSVVQSFLNQNIRWVVGAWMLGVVLFSIKFGGSLFYVNRLKKKNVAPLSPRWQKRLREMASQLEMRQEIKLLRSEIAKVPMMIGHLKPAILIPASMLSGLPEDQLEAVIAHELAHIYRRDYWINMLQSLLEIVFFFHPAVWWMSSLIREEREKCCDDLAVLLAGDSLTYAKALANVEEVRMRNAEMALAITGGKENLFQRIERILQPEKRRSNQTARLAASSLAIVMVLLLGTSGDSIAYRHSEVWNFYDHITMDYPYATQDTSIQIDEELDLDIIIEEDIEMDETIETVLDIEESVDVDLSDTIPTDLEAKIAYIHVHQDSIIAQAHRATVYAQQFSHGPALSLNYHSDSFPDFSAAFPDSFPNINSHIHDSFVTLKSVRFDSLAKLAELSHLSPILARVDSTIAVLDLNSLQTDHFSYLQDTTIQKRLRELEEKMRKKEKEFNQLIQEKERMIQKLMEEKQIELRAHQELFERQMEEHERLQEEHMAIQEKAMEEEMKQQEKIMEEQERILEAQARVLEEHERMMEKEEELMEKSVLALDQELINDGLVKKGERYSFKISDKQNNQSLYLNDSKLSDELFKKYKDWLKKSDQFDFTEGTTLSISRVAE; this is encoded by the coding sequence ATGAAACTTTTCACTTTTGACCATCTGATGGAAGCTCTCGGCTGGACGCTCTTGCACTCTATCTGGCAAAGCAGTTTAATAGCCTTTTGTCTTTATTTAATTTTAGCTTTTGCCAGCAAGCTAAGTCCCAATCATAAATATATTTTAGGCGTAACTGCGCTTATATCTGCAACTATTTTCTCTACAGCTACCTTTCTGGACCTTTACTTTTATCAGCAACCTGCTTTGGAAAGTATAAAAGCAAATGCTAGCGAAATACAGTCGCTTTCCGCACTGGATTATCAAATGGTTTACGAAACGGAAGAAAGCATGGAGGCTGAAGCTCCCAGTTGGCAACTCACTGATTTGGTCAGCGTTGTTCAATCTTTCTTAAACCAGAACATACGATGGGTAGTAGGTGCGTGGATGCTGGGTGTTGTCCTGTTTTCAATAAAATTCGGAGGTTCATTATTTTATGTAAACCGGCTAAAAAAGAAAAATGTAGCACCCCTGAGCCCAAGATGGCAGAAACGACTACGGGAAATGGCCAGTCAGCTGGAAATGCGTCAGGAGATAAAGCTTTTGCGATCAGAAATTGCCAAAGTACCCATGATGATCGGACACCTAAAGCCTGCCATCCTGATACCGGCGTCTATGCTAAGTGGTTTGCCAGAAGATCAGTTGGAAGCGGTTATTGCACATGAACTGGCACATATTTATCGTCGCGACTACTGGATTAACATGCTACAATCTTTACTTGAGATTGTATTCTTCTTCCACCCGGCTGTATGGTGGATGTCTTCGCTGATACGCGAAGAGCGAGAGAAATGCTGTGATGATTTGGCGGTGCTCCTAGCAGGAGATTCCCTCACTTATGCTAAAGCACTGGCTAATGTTGAAGAAGTAAGAATGCGAAATGCAGAAATGGCATTGGCAATTACCGGAGGAAAGGAGAATCTGTTTCAGCGAATTGAGCGTATTTTACAGCCTGAAAAACGTAGAAGTAACCAGACCGCAAGATTAGCAGCCTCAAGCCTGGCCATTGTAATGGTTCTACTGCTGGGTACAAGTGGCGATAGTATCGCCTACCGACATAGCGAAGTGTGGAATTTTTACGATCATATTACTATGGATTATCCCTATGCTACGCAAGATACCAGCATACAAATAGATGAGGAACTTGATCTGGATATCATAATTGAAGAAGATATTGAGATGGACGAAACTATTGAAACTGTGCTTGATATTGAGGAATCTGTAGATGTTGATCTTTCTGACACCATACCGACAGATTTGGAGGCAAAAATTGCTTATATCCATGTACATCAGGATAGCATAATAGCTCAGGCACACAGGGCAACAGTTTACGCGCAACAATTTAGTCATGGGCCTGCACTTAGCTTGAATTATCATTCCGATAGTTTTCCTGACTTTTCAGCAGCCTTTCCAGATAGTTTCCCAAATATAAACAGCCATATTCATGACAGCTTTGTAACTTTAAAAAGTGTGCGTTTTGATTCACTGGCAAAACTGGCTGAGCTATCGCATCTCTCTCCAATACTAGCTCGGGTGGACTCTACCATAGCAGTATTAGACCTAAACAGTTTGCAAACTGATCATTTCTCATATTTGCAGGATACTACCATTCAGAAAAGGTTAAGAGAGCTGGAGGAAAAAATGCGTAAGAAAGAAAAAGAGTTTAACCAACTGATACAGGAAAAGGAGCGGATGATTCAGAAGCTGATGGAAGAAAAGCAAATAGAGTTGAGAGCACATCAGGAGTTGTTTGAAAGGCAGATGGAAGAACATGAAAGATTGCAGGAAGAGCATATGGCAATACAGGAAAAGGCTATGGAGGAAGAAATGAAGCAGCAGGAAAAAATTATGGAAGAACAGGAGCGTATACTTGAAGCGCAAGCGCGAGTGTTGGAAGAGCATGAACGAATGATGGAGAAAGAAGAAGAATTAATGGAGAAGTCAGTGCTGGCTTTAGATCAGGAGCTTATAAATGACGGGTTGGTAAAAAAAGGTGAACGTTATAGCTTTAAGATTTCTGATAAGCAAAACAACCAAAGCCTATATCTTAACGATAGCAAACTCTCCGATGAGCTCTTCAAAAAATACAAGGACTGGCTGAAAAAAAGTGATCAGTTTGATTTTACTGAAGGTACTACACTTAGTATTAGTAGAGTAGCGGAGTAA
- a CDS encoding BlaI/MecI/CopY family transcriptional regulator, whose translation MKAKDSNTPKPTEAELEILQVLWQDGPATVREVHDKLAEKRDIGYTTTLKNMQNMVQKGMLSRNEKSRSHIYEASLKQEVTQQMLLDRFMDSAFGGSAMNLVMQALGNRKTSKAELQKIKALINKLEGGEQ comes from the coding sequence ATGAAAGCAAAAGACAGCAATACTCCTAAACCCACCGAGGCCGAACTGGAGATACTTCAGGTTCTCTGGCAAGATGGCCCCGCTACAGTACGAGAGGTACACGACAAGCTAGCCGAAAAACGTGACATTGGCTATACGACTACGCTTAAAAACATGCAGAATATGGTCCAAAAAGGCATGCTTAGTCGTAACGAAAAAAGCAGAAGCCATATTTATGAAGCCAGTTTAAAGCAGGAAGTTACCCAGCAGATGTTGCTGGATCGTTTTATGGATAGCGCTTTTGGCGGTTCAGCCATGAATCTGGTGATGCAGGCTTTAGGCAACCGAAAAACTTCAAAGGCAGAACTTCAGAAAATTAAAGCACTTATCAACAAACTGGAAGGAGGCGAACAATGA